Within Cnuibacter physcomitrellae, the genomic segment CGTCCGCTTCTGGGCCTGCCCGGCCGGGTGGCTCCTCCCCGGCGGCGTGCGGGCCGACTGGATGGCGGCGGGCACCTACGACCGGGCGATCGGCCTCTCCTTCTTCACGCTGCAGCTCACCCACCGGGTCGAGCGCGACACCGACCGCGAGCGCGACTACATCGTCGAGACGCTCGCGGAGGGGAACGAGTCGGTGCGGGTCGAGACGATCCGCAACTTCTCGAGCGGCTATCACCACGTGAACGGCGGGGGCGACGCGATCTCGACCGACGGCGACCTGCCGATCGTCGACGTGTCGCGGGTGCCGACCTGGGACGTCGCGACCCGGCCGTCGGCCGACCGGGAGTCGAGCGCGATCAACCCGCTCGGGACCACGATCGGCGAGCGCCCGCAGTCGATCTACCTCGGCGTCCTGCTCATGGCCTTGCGCGTGGCCTCGGCGATCGTCACCGCCATCGTCGTGGCGCTGTCGCTGCCCGAGGCCGAGCGGAGCATCCGCAACCTCTCCGGCGCCCTGACCCCCGAGGATGCGCAGTACCTCTCGTCGCTGGTCCTCGCCTCGTTCGTGTCGGTCCTGGGGCTCGCGATCGCCTTCTACTCCGCCCTGGCGTACCTGATCTACCACGGCCACAACTGGGCGCGCTTCGCCGCCATGAGCATCAGCACCGCCGCCGTCGTGGGAGCGGCGCTCAACTTCTGGCACGGCGGCCCGGAGATCACGCTGCAGACGAACCTCGTCGGGCTCTCCTTCGACGTGCTCGTCCTGCTGGCGCTCTCGGGCACGGATGCGCGCAGCTTCGCGCACCGCCGGGGGCTCGAGCGGCGCGCATCCCGCGCCCGGCGCCGGGCCGAGCGGCTCGCCGAGGCCGCGACCGCGTAGCGGCAGCGCACGGCGCCTCCCCGTTTCGCCATGCTCGTGGTCTTTCGCCACGCGCCCGCCTGTGGCGAAAGGCCAGGAGCGTGGCGAAAGCCGGGCGGGCGTGAGCGAGGATGGACGGATGCGGACAGCGGTCATCGTGGGCGGCGGGATCGGCGGCCTGACGGCCGCGCTCGCGCTGCGGGAGTGCGGCTGGGACGTGACCGTGCTCGAGCAGTCGCCCGAGCTCAGCGAGATCGGTGCGGGCATCCAGATCGCGCCGAACGCGACGCGGGTGCTGGTGGCGCTGGGCCTCCGCGATGCTCTCGAGCGCGTCGCGGTCACGCCGCTCGAACAGGTGCGTCGGCGCTGGTCCGACGGCGAGGTGATCGCGTCGATGCCCATGGGCGACGAGCTCGAGCGGCGGTACGGCGCACCATACTGGCAGCTCCACCGCGGCGACCTCTTCCGCGTCCTGCTCGACGCCTGCCGCGATCCGGATGAGGAGGGTCGCGTGGTGCGCATCCTCACGTCCTTCCCCGTGGTCTCCGTCGAGGACTCGGGTGCGAGGGCGACGGCCGTCGCCGCCGACGGGCGGCGGGTGTCGGGCGACCTCCTCCTCGGGGCCGACGGCCTCCGGTCGACGGTGCGCACCTCCGCGGGGTTCCCGGGGGAGCTGCTCCGCGAGAACGAGATCTCCTACCGGGCGCTGATCCCGCGGACGGTGCTCGAGGCCGACCCCGAGACCGAGTGGATCACCCACCGCCCCGACAACACGCTCTGGTACGGGCCGGGCGCGCACGCCGTGCACTTCTTCCTCCACAGCGGCGAGACGCTGTGCCTCGTGGTGCAGAAGCACGGGTCCGACGCGCGGCTCGACGACGCTCCGTCCGCGCTCGTCACCCGGGACGAGTTCGTCGCCACCGTCCCCGGCTGGACGCCGCGGCTGCTCTCGCTCCTGGCGAAGGCCGGCGACGACGTGCTCCTGCAGCGGCTGCTGCACCGTGCGCCCCACGACGACTGGGTCCACGGACGGATCGCGCTGCTCGGCGACGCCGCCCACGCGATGCTGCCCTACCAGGGCCAGGGCGGCTCGCAGGCGATCGAGGACGCCGGCGTCCTCGCGGCCGAGCTCGAGGGCCCTGGAGCCGACGACATCGACGCGGCTCTCGAGCGCTATCGCGCCCGGCGCGCGCCGATCGCCGCCGAGCTGCAGCGCGCATCCCTGGTCAACAAGCACTTCCTCCACCTGCCCGACGGACCGGAGCAGCGCGCCCGCGACGCCCTCCTCCGCCACCGCTTCGCGGGCGACGGCGGCGTCACCTTCGACTGGATGTGGAGCCACTGACCCCGACCCGGTCCCGTCCTGCCCGGCCCGGCCTGGGTCGCGCGTCGAGGATAAGTGAGCATTGCGCGAATAGTCACGATGCGCTATCTTCGACGCATGCTCTCCTCGGCCCAGGTCCTGCGTGACGCTCGTCGTCAGGCCGGCCTCACGCAGGCTCAGCTCGCGGCATGTGCGTCCGTGACCCAGAGCGTGGTGAGCGCCTATGAGGCGGGTCGACGCGAGCCCTCGCTGCGCACCCTCATCAAGCTGGTGGGCGCCACCGGCCAGATGCTCGAGATCCGGGTCAGCGCTCGCTCCGAGGCGGCCACGCGGCTGAGGGGGAGGCTCGACGAGAGCGCGGACGAACTGAAGTCGGCGCTGGGTGAACTCGGTGCGCGCTCGATCCGCGTCTTCGGGAGCGTCGCTCGGGGGGATGCGACCGACTCGAGCGACATCGACCTCCTGGTCGATCTCGACGAGGGTGTGAGCCTGATCGACCTTGCTCGGATCCAGCTCGAAGCAGAACGCATCCTCCGCACCGGGGTCGACGTCGTCCCGGCAGACTCGTTGAAGCCCGCAGTGCGCGCCCAGGCACTCGCTGACGCGATCATGATCTGACTCGTCGCCCCCGTCGATCCGGTAGCTCGTCTTCGTGCGCGACGATTCCGCTCGTCTGGAGGACATCGTGGTCGCCGCGCGGGCGATCGCCGGATACCTCGCGAGGGACGGTGCCGACGACGACATCCTCTTCGACGCGATCAGAGTGCGCCTCATCGAGATCGGAGAGGCGGCCAAGGGGCTGAGCGAGTCCACGAGAGCCCAGCAGCCCTCGGTCGACTGGGTGCCGATCGCGCGCATGCGCGACCTGCTGGCCCACCGCTACTTCGACACCGCCCACTCGATCGTGATGCAGACCGCGATGAAGGACGTGCCCGTGCTCCTGTCGGTCGTCGAGCGGATGCGGGCGGGAGGGGAGGAGGATGCGCGGGGGAGCTAGGGGGTGCGGTGGGGGCGGCCCGCGTGGATGTCGCGGGCGGCGTGCTGCAGCGCGGCGAGGGCGGCGCGCTGGGGCCACGGGCCGTAGGAGATGCGGGCGACCCCGAGCGAGGCGAGGTGCTCGAGCGAGAGGGGCGAGTGCAGGTGGCCGATCAGGCTCACGCGGCGCTCGCCGATGGCCTGGACGAGCCGCTCGATCACGGCCACCTCGGTGACACCCGGGACGAAGACGCACGCGGCGCCGGCGTCGAGGTAGGCGCGGCCCCGCTCGACCGCATCCTCGATGGTGTCGTCGAGGGGACGGTCGCCGCGGAGCAGGAAGGCGTCGGTGCGCGCGTTGAGCACGAAGGAGGGCAGGCCCTCCGCGTGGGCCGCGTTGACGGCGGAGGCCACGTTCTCGACCGACTCGATGTGGGGCCGCATCCCGTCCTCGAGGTTCGCGCCCACGACGCCGAGGCCGATGGCGCGGCGGACCGTCTCCCCCGGTGACCCGTAGCCCGCTTCGAGGTCGGCGGTGACCGGGAGGTCGGTGCAGAGCGCGATCCGGCCCACCATGTCGAGCATGAGGTCGACGGGGATCTGCTCGCCGTCCTCGTAGCCGAAGACGGCCGCGATCGCGTGGCTCGCGGTGGCGATCGCCCGCGTCTCGGGCACCTCGGCGAGGGCGGTCGCGCTCGCGACGTCCCACACGTTCACCAGCGCGAGCACCTCGTGGGCCTCGTGGAGCTCGAGCAGTCGAGCGGCCCGCTCGCGCCGCCCGGCATGCAGGGTCGTCATGGCGTCAGCGTACCGTGCGCCCGGGTGGGTGAACGGGGACCTCCCCGCCACGCGAACCCACGATGCTGTGCCGCGGGAACGGGCCGGTCAGGCGGTCGCACCGCTGACGATGACCGCGATCGTCCAGAAGATCGCAGCGCCCACCGCGATCGCGAGCGTGGAGTAGCCGAGGATGAGACCGGTGAGCGCCTGATTCCGCCCGAGGCCAACGACCCGCGAGCGGTTCATGCCGACATGTCCGAGCACCACCGCCACGATGGCGCAGGGGCCGGCCGTGAAGGCGACGAAGAAGCCCACGATCGGGATCACCATCCACACGCCGAAGGCGACGGAGATGATCCCCAGCACCAGAGCGGCCACGGCGACGCCGTTCCCCGGCGGACGCTGGACCACGATGGGAGTCGCCGCCGCAGGCGGGACGGGTGTGTACGGCGATGGTGGCTGCGGGTGGGTCACGGTGGCTCCTCGGCTCAGGGTCCCGACGGGAGCAGTATAGGTGAGGATTAGTCAGCCACGTCAAGCGGGCGGATGTCCGTGCTCGGGTCAGGCGGCGTGGGTAGCGCAGGAGGGGGCGGCGGGGGCGCAGTCGTCGCAGACGACGAGCTGCGTGCGGCAGGAGAGGTCGGCGCAGTTCTGCATCCGGCTCGTCGCGGCGCCGCAGGAGGCGCACTCGCCGATGACCGCGGGGCTGTCGCCGTAGTCGACCGAACCGCGCCCGTCGAAGACGTAGAGCGAGCCCTTCCAGAGGCCGGAGGAGCCGAAGCGCTCCGCGTAGCGGACGATGCCGCCGTCGAGCTGGTACACCTCCTCGAAGCCGCGGCTGCGCATGAGGGACGAGAGCACCTCGCAGCGGATGCCGCCGGTGCAGTAGGTGACCACCGGGCGCGACTTGAGGTGGTCGTAGCGCCCGCTGTCGAGCTCCGCCACGAAGTCGCGCGTGGTCGCCACGTCGGGCACCACGGCGCCGTCGAAGCGGCCGATCGCGGCCTCGAACGCATTGCGCCCGTCGAAGAAGACCACCTCGTCGCCGCGCGACTCGACGAGGGCGTGCACCGCATCCGGATCGAGGTGTCGGCCGCCGCCCACCACGCCGCCCTCGTCCACCGCGAGCTCGTCGGGGGCGCCGAAGCTCACGAGCTCGTCGCGCACCCGCACCGAGAGCTTCGGGAAGTCGGTGCTCGCCCGGTAGACCGTGTGAGGCGACGCCGGCTCGTCGGTGAGGCCGGTTCCCTCGCTCCACTTCACGTCGAGGTCCGAGAACGGCCCGAACTCCCTCGTCTTCCGCAGGTACCGCTTCACCGCGTCGAGCTCGCCGCCGAGGGTCGCGTTGATGCCCTGGGGTGACAGGAGGATGCGTCCGCGGAGACCCAGCGACTCGCAGAGGTCGCGCTGCCAGAGGCGCACGGCCTCGGGGTCGGGCACGGGCGCGAAGACGTAGTAGAGGATGATCTTCGGAATCGCCACCCGCCGATCCTAGGTCGTACGCCTCCGAGCCCGCCCGCCCTCGAGCGCTGAGCAGCACTACCCAGACGGTCTTCGCGGCCGGCCCGACGCGTGACAGCATGACGGCGGCGTCGGTCGTCGTCGCCGTGAGGAGACAGCATGCGCCGCGAACAGCCCCAGACCCCTGCCACCCCGGAGTCCGCAGAAGGACGCCGTCGGGCGCGTCTGCTCCTCCTCGGCGCCGCCGTCGTGGCGACCGTCACGCTGGGACTCGCCGGATGCACGTCGAGCTCCGGCACGGTCTCCTCGGGGGACCAGGCGCAGGCGAGCGCCACCTCGACGAGCAGCGCCGCAGAGGACGACGACGATGACGATGACGACGACGCTGTCGGCGGTGGCAGCGACGTGCAGGGCTCGACGTTCGCCGACGCCCGGGCGGTGCTCGACGCCTTCCTGAAGGCCGGTGGCACCTGCGAGAACCCCAAGGACTCCGGTCTGAGCGTGGCCACCTCGTCGCTGGACTGCACCGGGCCCTCCGGCGGCACGCAGACGATCGCGGTGTTCGCCACCGAGGACGAGGCGAAGAAGTGGTACGACGCGCAGACCGTCGTCAAGACGGATGCGAGCACCAGCTACCTGCTCGGAGGCAACTGGGCGATGGTGGCCGACGCGACCAGCATGAACGCCGGTCAGAAGCTCGGCGTCCGTGATCAGACCATCGTCATGAACTGAGCCCTCGGGGGCCGGCACGGCGAGGCCGGACGCGGGGCGCGGGGCGCGAGGTGCGGGGCGCGCAGGAGCGTAGCGTCGGGTCATGGGACTCATCGCGATCGAAGAGCATTGGAACCTCCCCGCGCTGACCGACGAGGTCCGCCGCCTGCCTGAGGAGCGGGGCGACCCCAGCATCGTCCTCGACGAGATGGGGGACAACCTCGAGCGGCTCGACGACCTGGGCGACCTGCGCCTGGCGATGATGGACGAGCAGGGCATCGACGTGCAGGTGCTGTCGCTCGCGCCGCCCGGCACGCATCCTCTCGATCCGACGGCAGCCGTCGAGTGGAGTGCCCGAGCGAACGACATCGCCGCTCGGGCCGTGGCGGCGCACCCCGACCGGTTCCGCGCGTTCGCGTCGCTGCCCCTGCCGGACCCGACGGCGGCGGCCACCGAGCTCGAGCGGGCGGCGGGCCTCGGCCTCGTGGGCGCGATGGTCTACGGGCGGGCGGGGGCGATCCCGCTCGACGACCCCCGGAACGACGAGGTCTTCGCTACCGCCGCCCGGCTCGGACTGCCCGTGTTCATCCACCCTCAGGTCCCGTCGAGGACGGTCCGCGACGCGGCCTACAGCGGATTCGGCGGGCTGACCGACCTCGGGCTGGCGACCTTCGGATGGGGATGGCACCTCGAGGCCGCGCTCGCGGCCCTGCGCCTGATCGTGGCGGGCACGTTCGACCGCCATCCCGAGCTTCAGATCGTGCTCGGCCACTGGGGTGAGCTGCTGCTGTTCTGGAAGGACCGCATCGCGAGCCTCGCCCGCACGGCGGGCCTCGAGCGGAGCATGCTCGACTACCTCCGCGAGAACGTCTGGATCACCAGCTCGGGGATGCTCGACCCCGCGCTGCTGAGGCAGACGCTCGAGGTCACCACGCCCGACAGGCTGCTCTTCTCGACGGACTACCCGTTCCAGCGGCCGAGCCGCGCCGACATCCGGACGTTCCTCGCCGCCTTCCCGGGGGAGGAGGCGCGGACGGCGTTCGCGGAGGGCAACGCCAGGAGGCTGCTCCGCCTCCCGGGCTGACGCGCGCCGGACCGACCAGGCGCCTCACGCCGGAAGGGGGCCGCCACGCTCCTCGAGGAGCTGCTGCATGTACTGGATCTCGCCCGTCTGGGCGAACACGATCGAGTTCGCGAGGGCGAGCACCATCGGGTCGTCCGTGCGTGCGATGACCGCATCCGCCATCTCGACCCCGCCCTGGTGGTGCGCGATCATGAGCTGGAGGAAGATCCGCTCCGCGTCGGTCCCCTGCGCGGCGGTGAGTCGCGCGATGTCGGCGTCGGAGGCGTAGCCGGGCATCGTCGTCGGGACCGCGTTCGCCCCCGGCGCCATGCCGTGCCCGGACATGTCGTCCGCGCCCGGGGTGATCACGGGCTGCAGCATCCACGTCATGGGCGGCTGCGTCGAGGCCTGCGGGAGGTTCCAGGCATTGAGCCAGGCGAACATCTGCCCGGACTGCTGGGCCTGCGACGTGGCGATGTCGTAGGCGAGGCTGCGGACGGCCTCGTCGTCGGTGCGATCGCGGACCAGCATCGCCATCTGCACCGCCTGATCGTGGTGCGTCTGCATGTCGCGCGCGAAGCCGACCTCGGCGCTGCCCTCGGCCGGTGACGACGAGCGCGGGGCGAGGAACCACCCCGCGAGGAAGCAGACGAGGCCCACCGCGATCGCGGTGGTCAGGGCGGCGGCCAGGCCCCGCCCGCGCCCGGCCGAGCGTGCGGAGACGGCGGGCCGACCGGACGAGGCGTCGTCCTCGACCTCCGGCGCGTCGCCGTCGGCGCGACCGCCGTCAGCTCCGGCGGCCGTGTCCGAACCGCGGACGGACGGGGTCACGCGACCCGACCCGGGCCGTCGAGCCCGCCCGTGCACGCCGCGCCCGGCTCCGGCGCGTCGTTCGAGCGCCAGAACTTCGTGATGAACTCGCCGAGACGGGGATCGTCCACGCCGTCGAGCTTCACCTGCTCTCCCCACGCCGAGGCCACCACGGGCGCGCCGAGGCCCGGGTAGGGCGAGAGGACGATGTAGGTGGAGGGCAGGGCAGCGCGAAGCGCGTCCACCCCGGCCGCATCGACCGCATCCGGGTCGTAGGTCACCCAGACCGCGCCGTGCTCGAGGTCGTGGACGGCGTTCTCGTTGGGCACGGGCTCGGAGTACACACCGCAGTTGAGCCAGATCGAGGCGTGGTCGCCGCCGACCGGGGGCGTCTGATCGTAGGTGACGGAGCCCTGCACGTGGTTGGCGGTGAGGTTCGGGTACGACTGCAGCCCGTCGATGGCGATGCTCGCCGGGTCGACCTTCGGCGCCGCGTTCACGATCACCAGGGTGATGACCAGGGCCAGCACGCCGACGCCGCCGACGATGCTCGAGACGATCGTGATCATCCGGTTGCGGCGCTGCCGCGCCTGCGCGCGCTGGAACTCGGCGACCTTCTCGGCCCGGCGCTGCTCGCGCTGCTGCTTCACCGTGAGCTGACGCTGGGCGTCCTTGGCCTTCGGGGGGATCGGGTTCGACCCGGATCGGGGGGACTGGTTGCTCACGTGGGACTCTCCGGCTCGATCTCGAAAAGGTTGCAGGTGCAACGTACCGGCGTAGTTCAGGAGTCTGCTGGGAGCGTGCGCGCCGCGACGGACTCGAGCACCGCCTGCGCTGCGGCGAAGCCGCCGAGCCCGGAGACGGCGCCACCGCGTCGCGACCCCGATCCGCACAGCATCACCCGGGGATGCGACGTCGACACTCCCCAGCGCGCCGCCGGGGTGTCGAGCGGCTCGTCGTCCTCGGCGAAGGGCCAGGAGAGCGCGCCGTGGAAGATGTTCCCTCCCGGCAGCCGCAGTGCGTCCTCGAGATCGGCCGTCGTCTTCGTCTCCACGCACGGGCGACCGGAGGCATCGCGCAGCAGGAGCGGTTCGATCGGCTCGGCGAGCACGCTGTCGAGCGACTCGAGCGCGGCACGCTGCAGCTCGTCGCGCGTCGCGTCGAGCCGATGCGGGGTGTGGAGTCCGAACAGGGTGAGCGTCTGCGCGCCGCCCTCCTGCAGCTCGGGAGAGAGGATGCTCGGGTCGGTGAGGGAGTGGCAGTAGACCTCCGCGGGCAGCGGCGCCGGGATCCGCCCGCGCTCGGCCTCGGCGTGGGCCTCCTCGAGCTGCCGGTAGCCCTCATGGATGTGGAAGGTCCCGCCGAACGCCTCCTCCGGGGACACCGACTCGTCCCGCAGCCGCGGGAGGCGCGAGAGCAGGAGGTTCACCTTGACCTGGGCGCCCTCCGCGGGCGGCGGCGGCGCGTCGCCGAGGAGCCGGGCGAGCTCGTGCGGGGAGGCCCCGCTCAGCACCCGATCCGTGGTGAGCGTGTGCTCGACGCCCTCGACGACCACGCGCACGGCGGCCGGGGCGCTCTCGTCGCCCGCGTCGACGGCCACGACCTCGGCACCCGTGACGATCTCGGCTCCGCCGTCTCGCGCGGCGCGGGCCAGCTCGGCGGTGAGGGCGCCCATGCCGCCCACGGGGACGTCCCAGTCCCCGGTGCCCTGACCGATGAGGTGGTAGAGCAGGCACACGTTCTGCTGCAGGCCGGGGTCGGTGAGTGAGGCGAAGGTGCCGATCAGCGCATCCGTCGCGACGACGCCGCGCACGGTGTCGTCGCGGAAGCGGCGCTCGATCGCGTCGCCGATCGGACGCTCGACGATCTCGAGCCACAGGGCATCGTCGGCGAGACGTGTGCGCATCTCCTCCCGGGTGGCCAGAGGCTCGGTGAGCGAGGGCCAGACGACTGTGGCGAGACGGGCGAGGTCGGCGTTCCATCGCTCGTAGGCGTCCGCATCCGGTGCCGCCCCGAGTCGCTCGAACGAGCCCTGCGTCGCAGGGCCGTCGAGCGTGTCGATGAGCAGTCCCCGGTCGGTGCCGGGTACGGGGGTGTACGAGGAGTACCGGCGGCGTCGCAGCTCCAGCTCGAGGCCCAGGTCGTCTCGGATGCGCTGCGGCAGGAGGCTGACGAGGTACGAGTAGCGCGACAGTCGCGCATCCATGCCGTTGAAGGCATACGACGAGATGGCGGCGCCCCCGACCGCGTCGAGCCGCTCGAGGACGCAGACCGCCAGGCCCGCGCGAGCCAGGTAGGCGGCCGCGACGAGTCCGTTGTGCCCGCCACCGACCACGATCGCATCCCATCGCCGCTGCATGCGGGAAGCTTACGGGGGCGTCCGCTCGCCGTGTCGGTCCCTGCACAGCGGCGTCTGCGGCGCGTCCCCCTCCACAGACCGGCCGAGAAGGGCCGCGCACCCTATCCTCGAGACATGGACGACAGCGCCCACCCGGCCCCCTCGCCCAGGCCGCGAGACCTCGCCGACCGTGCGGTCGAGCTCGCACGCACCTGGCTCGACGCCAGTCGCGACGCGCCCGCAGACCCCGCCGCGGCGCGGCTGGCCGGGGTGCTGAAGGATCCGGACGGCCTCGCCTTCACCCTGGGCTTCGTCGACGGGGTCGCGAGGCCCGAGGACAACGCGGTCGCCGCGCGCGACCTGGTGCAGGTCGCCGAGAAGGTGCCCGG encodes:
- a CDS encoding isocitrate lyase/PEP mutase family protein is translated as MTTLHAGRRERAARLLELHEAHEVLALVNVWDVASATALAEVPETRAIATASHAIAAVFGYEDGEQIPVDLMLDMVGRIALCTDLPVTADLEAGYGSPGETVRRAIGLGVVGANLEDGMRPHIESVENVASAVNAAHAEGLPSFVLNARTDAFLLRGDRPLDDTIEDAVERGRAYLDAGAACVFVPGVTEVAVIERLVQAIGERRVSLIGHLHSPLSLEHLASLGVARISYGPWPQRAALAALQHAARDIHAGRPHRTP
- a CDS encoding DUF305 domain-containing protein, with amino-acid sequence MTPSVRGSDTAAGADGGRADGDAPEVEDDASSGRPAVSARSAGRGRGLAAALTTAIAVGLVCFLAGWFLAPRSSSPAEGSAEVGFARDMQTHHDQAVQMAMLVRDRTDDEAVRSLAYDIATSQAQQSGQMFAWLNAWNLPQASTQPPMTWMLQPVITPGADDMSGHGMAPGANAVPTTMPGYASDADIARLTAAQGTDAERIFLQLMIAHHQGGVEMADAVIARTDDPMVLALANSIVFAQTGEIQYMQQLLEERGGPLPA
- the trhO gene encoding oxygen-dependent tRNA uridine(34) hydroxylase TrhO, whose protein sequence is MAIPKIILYYVFAPVPDPEAVRLWQRDLCESLGLRGRILLSPQGINATLGGELDAVKRYLRKTREFGPFSDLDVKWSEGTGLTDEPASPHTVYRASTDFPKLSVRVRDELVSFGAPDELAVDEGGVVGGGRHLDPDAVHALVESRGDEVVFFDGRNAFEAAIGRFDGAVVPDVATTRDFVAELDSGRYDHLKSRPVVTYCTGGIRCEVLSSLMRSRGFEEVYQLDGGIVRYAERFGSSGLWKGSLYVFDGRGSVDYGDSPAVIGECASCGAATSRMQNCADLSCRTQLVVCDDCAPAAPSCATHAA
- a CDS encoding amidohydrolase family protein, which codes for MGLIAIEEHWNLPALTDEVRRLPEERGDPSIVLDEMGDNLERLDDLGDLRLAMMDEQGIDVQVLSLAPPGTHPLDPTAAVEWSARANDIAARAVAAHPDRFRAFASLPLPDPTAAATELERAAGLGLVGAMVYGRAGAIPLDDPRNDEVFATAARLGLPVFIHPQVPSRTVRDAAYSGFGGLTDLGLATFGWGWHLEAALAALRLIVAGTFDRHPELQIVLGHWGELLLFWKDRIASLARTAGLERSMLDYLRENVWITSSGMLDPALLRQTLEVTTPDRLLFSTDYPFQRPSRADIRTFLAAFPGEEARTAFAEGNARRLLRLPG
- a CDS encoding nucleotidyltransferase domain-containing protein, which codes for MLSSAQVLRDARRQAGLTQAQLAACASVTQSVVSAYEAGRREPSLRTLIKLVGATGQMLEIRVSARSEAATRLRGRLDESADELKSALGELGARSIRVFGSVARGDATDSSDIDLLVDLDEGVSLIDLARIQLEAERILRTGVDVVPADSLKPAVRAQALADAIMI
- a CDS encoding DUF3105 domain-containing protein; protein product: MSNQSPRSGSNPIPPKAKDAQRQLTVKQQREQRRAEKVAEFQRAQARQRRNRMITIVSSIVGGVGVLALVITLVIVNAAPKVDPASIAIDGLQSYPNLTANHVQGSVTYDQTPPVGGDHASIWLNCGVYSEPVPNENAVHDLEHGAVWVTYDPDAVDAAGVDALRAALPSTYIVLSPYPGLGAPVVASAWGEQVKLDGVDDPRLGEFITKFWRSNDAPEPGAACTGGLDGPGRVA
- a CDS encoding LssY C-terminal domain-containing protein, with product MSTEDLEEASLAEHIRRRTFRGSLGLVVDSLFFLFGTAAAGWLAYLVATESFAKGWQQLWFLVVFWAVVAYLLLPRVHSILTLFYVPDYFIGRAKTREGLLGDPVNVALRGTEEQIHEAMTRAGWHRADDMGLRSALRTIRATITRRSYPDAPVSALYLFGRMQAFTYQQEAGNTSKRHHVRFWACPAGWLLPGGVRADWMAAGTYDRAIGLSFFTLQLTHRVERDTDRERDYIVETLAEGNESVRVETIRNFSSGYHHVNGGGDAISTDGDLPIVDVSRVPTWDVATRPSADRESSAINPLGTTIGERPQSIYLGVLLMALRVASAIVTAIVVALSLPEAERSIRNLSGALTPEDAQYLSSLVLASFVSVLGLAIAFYSALAYLIYHGHNWARFAAMSISTAAVVGAALNFWHGGPEITLQTNLVGLSFDVLVLLALSGTDARSFAHRRGLERRASRARRRAERLAEAATA
- a CDS encoding FAD-dependent oxidoreductase, translating into MRTAVIVGGGIGGLTAALALRECGWDVTVLEQSPELSEIGAGIQIAPNATRVLVALGLRDALERVAVTPLEQVRRRWSDGEVIASMPMGDELERRYGAPYWQLHRGDLFRVLLDACRDPDEEGRVVRILTSFPVVSVEDSGARATAVAADGRRVSGDLLLGADGLRSTVRTSAGFPGELLRENEISYRALIPRTVLEADPETEWITHRPDNTLWYGPGAHAVHFFLHSGETLCLVVQKHGSDARLDDAPSALVTRDEFVATVPGWTPRLLSLLAKAGDDVLLQRLLHRAPHDDWVHGRIALLGDAAHAMLPYQGQGGSQAIEDAGVLAAELEGPGADDIDAALERYRARRAPIAAELQRASLVNKHFLHLPDGPEQRARDALLRHRFAGDGGVTFDWMWSH
- a CDS encoding phytoene desaturase family protein, translating into MQRRWDAIVVGGGHNGLVAAAYLARAGLAVCVLERLDAVGGAAISSYAFNGMDARLSRYSYLVSLLPQRIRDDLGLELELRRRRYSSYTPVPGTDRGLLIDTLDGPATQGSFERLGAAPDADAYERWNADLARLATVVWPSLTEPLATREEMRTRLADDALWLEIVERPIGDAIERRFRDDTVRGVVATDALIGTFASLTDPGLQQNVCLLYHLIGQGTGDWDVPVGGMGALTAELARAARDGGAEIVTGAEVVAVDAGDESAPAAVRVVVEGVEHTLTTDRVLSGASPHELARLLGDAPPPPAEGAQVKVNLLLSRLPRLRDESVSPEEAFGGTFHIHEGYRQLEEAHAEAERGRIPAPLPAEVYCHSLTDPSILSPELQEGGAQTLTLFGLHTPHRLDATRDELQRAALESLDSVLAEPIEPLLLRDASGRPCVETKTTADLEDALRLPGGNIFHGALSWPFAEDDEPLDTPAARWGVSTSHPRVMLCGSGSRRGGAVSGLGGFAAAQAVLESVAARTLPADS
- a CDS encoding HepT-like ribonuclease domain-containing protein, with the translated sequence MRDDSARLEDIVVAARAIAGYLARDGADDDILFDAIRVRLIEIGEAAKGLSESTRAQQPSVDWVPIARMRDLLAHRYFDTAHSIVMQTAMKDVPVLLSVVERMRAGGEEDARGS